In bacterium, the genomic window TATTGGGACATAGCAATTGCGGCGCAGTCACCGCAGTTGTTACAGGTGGTCAAGTACACGGGAGTATCCCCGGTTTGGTCGATAACATCGTCCCTGCCGCGAAACGTGCCAGTGAACGGAACCCGAAATTACACGGGAAAGAGCTCGTTCCCATCGCAATCCGGGAAAATGTTTGGGTATCGATTGAAGACCTCTTGCGTCGAAGTCCGATGACTTGCGAGTTAGTTCAGGAAGGTTCCTTGCAAATCGTTGGGGCGATGTATGATATCGAGACCGGCGAAGTCGAGTGGATGGGAAAACACCCAAATCAAGCACAATTGCTGAAAAACACGGCGGAACACGAATCTTCCGAACACGAATCAAAACCCAAACACGAGTAAAGTGTGATGTAAAAAAGATTGTTTGGGCGTCGATATTAGTTCACTTGCTCCGAAGTACAACTCATCATGTGACAAACCATGAAACTGAACTCCAACGATCCGCTCACCGCAAAGCAACTGCAAATTCGAGTTTTGCTGTTTTTTGTTGGTTACATCTGTTGTTTAGAATTTGGTAACATACTCACTCTAAGCGCCGAGGGTTTTGCTTCGTTCTGGCCGGCAAGTGGATTGTTTCTGGCGATTCTCCTCTTGACGGCGAAGCGATATTGGCTGCTACTGATTCTCACGGTTTTTCCGGCGCACATCCTTAATGGCATCTTTCACCAACAGAGCACGGTTGCCAGTTTAGTACATGCGGTTGGCGGATCGCTGGAAGCGGCGGTCGGCGCATACATGTTGCGCCGTTTGTTTAGTCGCAAAGTACAGTTAACCAGTTCTGTTCTATCGATGCTTTGGGTAATCGCAGCGTTTGTTTTTGCCGCAAGTATTAATGCCACACTTTACACAATTATCGGCACACAATCTTCCAATTCGTTTATTGAGGTTTGGCTGCAAAAACTGGCAAGCGATATTGTCGGGATGATTTCCGTTACTCCCCTCATCGTGGCATGGTCAAAACCATCGAAAGGACTGGTTAAGAAGCAAGGATACGCTGCCCTCGCTGAGCTGATAATCCTATCAGTCCTGAGTTTTGCTACATGGTTCGTCATCTTCTCGGGAATCGGGGGAAAAGCGATATCCCAGAAGTACATCGCAATCTGCTTCCTCTTCATCGCAGCATTGCGGTTAACCCCGAAAATGTTCACCTTCTTCGGTTTCGTATTTGCAATTCTGGCATTTTACTTCGGGCAAACCTCAGCTTCTTATGAAGCATGGGATGTTATCCTAATTGAGAATCGAGTTGTCTCGATTCAAATATTTGTCATTCTGAGTCTATTGTTATCGAACCAGTTTCGCTTTTTAGAACAGCAGCGGCAATCCCTACTGGCTCTGGAATCGGAAAGTGAGAGCGAACGGAAATTTGCCGTCGTTTTCCAACAAGCCCCTCTGTTGATGGCGTTAAGCCAGATCGAAGACGGTAGCCTACTTGATGTTAACAACAGATTTT contains:
- a CDS encoding carbonic anhydrase → MLQKSLLSCLGILSFFVVPMVHAAEALSSDTALEQLITGNKRFCTAQTIHPNQDAVRRKVTNSGGQHPFTTVISCSDSRVVPEILFDQGIGDVFVVRVAGNVCDSDEIGSIEYGVEHLKTPLLVVLGHSNCGAVTAVVTGGQVHGSIPGLVDNIVPAAKRASERNPKLHGKELVPIAIRENVWVSIEDLLRRSPMTCELVQEGSLQIVGAMYDIETGEVEWMGKHPNQAQLLKNTAEHESSEHESKPKHE